Genomic DNA from Vagococcus luciliae:
CCAAATAAATATTTAGTTTTACTATTACAGAAAATTTTTAAAGATATATAGATAATGTTCTTTAATTATTCTTGTTCATTTAAATAATATTATTAAAATTTATAAAAGTTTATATATTGATAGAATATGATTAATTTACTATAATTAAGTTAATCTTCTTATTGATTAGGGAGAAAAACGTGTTATAAAGGAGAAGGATAGTTATGAAAAAAATTATTACAAGTTCAGCACTAGCTTTAATTGCTTTAGGTGCAGGATTAAGTGTTTCAGCAAGTAGTATTAGTATGGATGGTCAAAAAGGAAATACTGATGTTCGTATTGGTTTTGAAAATGACTCAACAGTAGATCCAGTTGAACCAGGAACAATTGGTTTATCAAGAATTCCTACAGCATTTGACTTTGGCCAATCAAACCGTGTTATCGATCAACCACAAATTATCAAAACACACAATGCTAATTCACAAGCTCCTCAATATTTAGCAGTAAATGATTTGAGAGCTGAACAAAAAGGAACATGGGAAGTAAACGCAACAGCTTCTGAAATTGTCAACATGGACCAAGATAAATCAACTGACAAATTAACAGGAGCAAATATCTCGTTTACATCTAATGGCATGTCATTTGCTGATACAACTGCGGATGGAAAAGCATTCTCAAATGACGCATTTGGTGTATCTTCAGTATCTAAATTAGGCGCTGGACAAACTCAAAAAGTGTTAAATACAAAAGATGCCTCAGCATTAGGAAGCAAAGAAGTTGGTGCTCAAATTACTGATGTATCTTTATATGTTCCTGCAAACGTTGGAACACCTAATGCTTTATATACTGGTACAGTAACTTGGACATTAGATAACGTAACTCAAGGTTAATCTATCTATGAGAACTGAGCAATAGTTTATTGCTCAGTTTACATACAAAAGCAAACAACTTAGTTTGTTTGTTTTTGTATGTAAATAGAATGGACATAATCCTTGAGCTGTTTATATAAATTTAAAATGCTTAGGAGTGGATAGGATGAAGAAAAAATGGTCGATATTCTTAACGGCGAATTTATTGTCTGCTTTGGTGAGTCCATTGATGGTTCATGCCGTAACACCAACAACAGAATCTGAAGAAATTTTGAAAAATATTTCTCAAACATCTCAGACTTATGCAAGTGAAAGTATCGCACAAAGTGATACTATTAAGCAGACGTTAAAAAATATACAAGAAACGTATGACACACAAAAAAACACAGACGATACATCATCAACTGAAGAAACAACTGATACAACTAGTACGACTCTGTCAGAGGAGTCAACACAGCCAACAGAAAAAGAAATGACAGAGAGTAATGCCTCAAATAATACTCTCCAGAGGGTTAGTGCCCGAAGTGCTATTCAACCACGTGCGGCACGTGCTACGCAAAGTGGAACATGGGGTAGTGTGTCATGGAATTTCAATTCGTCTGATGGTATATTAACGTTTACTAGTGGAGGAACTCTAGGTAGTTATAAACAATCTCCATGGAAAACGGGGGGGAAAGTTAATTCAGAAGCCATAAAGAAGATAGTTTTTACACAAACAGTTAAGGCGCCTACAAACTCACAATATCTATTTTCAGGAGACGCAGATTCTAATAATTATTTGTATTATTGTGAATCAATTGAAGGGATTGAAAAAGTAGACGTTAGTTCTGTAACTAATATGTATGGTATGTTTTCATATATGACTAGTCTAAGTTCCCTTGATTTATCATCATGGAATGTATCAAAGGTAACAGATATGCAATGGATGTTTGAAGCCTTATTTGTAAATTCAAAAAGCGAAATAAGAGAACTAAATATTTCAAGTTTTGTTTTAAGAGCCAATAGGCCGGATAAAGATTCTATGTTTAAAAATGCTAACTTTAATAAGATTACTATAGGTTCAACATTTGATGTTCATGTTACAGATACAGTTGACCCAGGATTTTTACAAAATTCCCATTGGTACGACGAATCTGGTAAGGATGTTGGATCATCAATTAAAGTCAAGCCCACTTTTCTTGATTATGTATCTAGTGGACATCCTGGTACTTATACGACTTATAAACCTGAACCGGTTCCTGAAGTAGTAAAATGGGGGACAGTTCCTTACCAATTTGATAAAAATACTGGTGTTTTAACTTTTGTCGATACAGGTACATTCAGTGAAGCTAAGGAATCTCCGTGGAATCGTAGTACAACTGATAAAGGATATGTAAGTGCGTTAGATATTAAAAAAATAGTCTTTACTAAACCAGTTAATGCTCCAGTTAACTCTAAAGACTTATTTTCAAGGTCGTCTAATGACAAAAATTATTTAGAAAATTTACAATCTATAGAACATTTAAATTATTTAAACACCTCTAATGTTACTAGTATGGATTCATTTTTTTCTGGCTTATACAATGTGAAAACGTTAGATTTATCTAATATGGATACGCGAAAAGTTACTACTATGCATGGTATGTTTTATCATAATCGAAGTTTAACGGAACTAAATCTTAATTATTCTAATTTTGATACAAGTAATGTAACGACTATGATGGAAATGTTTAGTAATACAAGAAGTTTAAAAACATTAAATTTAAATACAGCTACATTTAAAACAACTAAAGTTAAAAAAATGAATCGAATGTTTGAAGATATGTCTAATTTAACAAGTTTAGACATTACAAATTTTAGCACGTCTAACGTTCAAACTATGGAAGGAATGTTTTCAGGGTTAAGTGCTTTACCTACTTTAAGCATTAACAATTTTGACACCAAAAATGTTAATGACATAAGTAGTATGTTCTATGGTATGAAATCTTTAAAATCTCTAGATGTTTCAAATATGAATACGTCAAAAGTAACAAATACGAGTTTTACTTTTGCTTCTATGACAGGAATTAATAAACTAAATTTAGGGAACTTTGATTTCACAAAAGTAACAAACAAAGACTCTATGTTTTTAAACGATATCCTGAAAGAAATTACGTTACCAAGTACCTTTTCTGATACTAAAAACACAACAAAATTAATTGATGTGCCTACGGATGATACGTATAATGGTAATTGGGTCAATATTAACAATAAATCGAAAAAGTTAGGACAAACTAAAGATTTCTTGGTTAATGAGGCAGGAAAAGCTGGTACGTATGTATGGGGAGAAAAAGCAGAAGATGTCTTGAAATGGGGAGAAGTGCCTTATACCTTTGATGAACAAACAGGTAAACTAACCTTTGTTGATGGTGGAACGTTGGGAGATTATACTGTGTCCCCTTGGAATAGAACAGATGGCAAAGCAATTAGTGCCTCAGCTGTGAAAACAATAGAGTTTACAAAATCTGTTAAAACACCAGCTGATTCAAGTTATTTATTTTCTGATAAAGGAAGCCATAAATTAACACAGCTAAACAGTTTTACAGGAATAAGCAATATCAATACATCAAATGCGACAGACATGAGTTACATGTTTTCAGGAATGTCTGGTATAACCAATTTAGATTTATCAGGATTTAACACATCATCTGTGACAAAGATGTATGCTATGTTTATTGACATGGCGAAGTTAAATAAATTAACGATCGCTTCTTTTGATACATCTAAAGTGACAAATACAGCTTTTATGTTTTCTAATTGTAATGCTTTAGAAGAAATTCAGTTACCTAAATTTAGTAATGTCACTTACGCAGTCTCAATGTTTGCTAACATGAGTGCTTTAACAAAATTAGATCTTAGTGGATTTGATTTTTCTAAAATAGCTGAAGGTAAAAAGAATTCAATGTTTTCAAACGATACCCTGAAAGAAATTACGTTACCAAGTACGTTTTCTGATACTTCAAACAATACTAAGTTAAATCCAGTACCAAAAAAAGATGGTTATAATGGTCAATGGCAAAATAGTAATGGTAAATTAGTTGGTCAAACTGATAAGTTTTTACAAAATTATAACGGAATAACCGATGCAGGTACTTATACATGGGGGAAATATCTTACTTGGGGAGATGTGCCATATGAGTTTGATGAAAGTACGGGAACATTAACGTTTGTAGATGGTGGAACATTGGCAGATTATACTAAGTCTCCTTGGAATAGAACAGATGGAAAAGCTATCAGTACTTCAGCAGTGAAAACAATTGAGTTCACTAAATCAGTAAAATCATCTAAAAATTCAAGTTATTTATTCTCATCGCCTGTGGACTCCAACCTATTGAATCATGTTGTAGATATAAAAGGATTACATCATTTGGATACAGCTAATGTCATCGATATGTCATCGATGTTTTATGGGCTAAGAAAACTAGGTAACCTAGACATATCTACTTTCAATACATCTAATGTGAGGGACATGAATAGTATGTTTTATAAAGATGATAATCTAACAATGTTAACTTTTGGAGACAAATTTGACACAAAAAATGTCACTAATATGTATAGGATGTTTAGAAATGTTGAACTTTTAACTACTTTAGACTTATCATCTTTTGATACATCTCAGGTTACTAATATGAGTGAAATGTTTTCATCAATGGTAAATTTGAAAGAATTGAACATTAAATCTTTTGATACGCGAAATGTTCAATTGATGAAAAATATGTTTCAAACAAATGAGTCTCTTGAGGAATTAGATATCTCCTCATTTAATACATCAAAAGTAACTAGCATGTATGCTATGTTTGATGGTGTGTCAACTGTATCAAACTTAGATGTATCTAATTTTGATACGTCAAACGTTAAGGATATGACAAAAATGTTTAGTGGAATGACAAAGATCTCGTCTTTAAGTTTATCTAATTTTGATTTTTCAAGTGTCTCAAATAAGAGTAAAATGTTTTCAGGCGATACATTACATGAAATCACCTTACCAACAACATTCTCTGATCCTAATAACACAACTAAACTAAATGATGTTCCAACGACTGATGGCTACAATGGAAACTGGGTAAACATTGATAATAAAAATGTGAATTTAGGTCAAACATCTGACTTCTTAAAAAATACAGCTGGAAAAGCAGGAACCTATATTTGGGGACGTCAAAGTGCACTTCATTTAGTAAAAGTGCCAGATTTGTATGATTTTGGTAGTAAAAATGCAGTTAAAGATATAACACAAATTTTAAAACCTCAGACAACGGATAAACAATCAGTGGAAATCAGAGATGATCGTGAGAAAAAAGATGCTTGGAGTTTGAGTGTACAGGCAAGCCAGTTAACAAGTAGTAATCTAAATAACTTAAAACAAGCACGTTATCAATTTGACATCACTTCTACAACGGATGCTAATTTGCCAATCAATGGTATTGATTATGTGAATAGACAAGTGGTGTTGCCAACAGACAATTCAAGCCAAATATTGTATAGTGTTACAGATAAAAATCAAAGTCCGACATCTTATAATACATGGATTAATGACATGAAATTGGTCGTACCTGAAAGTGCTGGAAAACCAAATGAACAGTATGAAGGAACAATTACTTGGTCACTAGATTTGACGCCGAAAGATTAATGATTCTCAATCACTTCTGTTTATAGGAGTGATTGAGTCTTCGTATTTTAAAGGAAAAGAATGATGTTTCAGGAGGACGTACATGAAAACGAGACGATGGATAAGACGACTGTTAATGATTATAGGAGTATTAGTGATGGGCGTACAGTTTGGGCTATTAACTGTTCATGCAGCCGATGAATCTCAATCACAGATTGGTTTTACTGTAGAACCTATTATACCAGATAATCAGATTGATAAAGATGCTACATATTATCATTTAGCAGTAGAGCCAAATAAGGAACAAGAAATCAGCATCAAAGTTAAGAGTTTAGCAAAAGAAGCGGTAACAGTTGACATAGGTGTGACAAATGCCGTAACTAGTACGTCAGGGGTTATTGATTACGGACAAGAAAAGCCGGTTCTTGATGAGTCGTTAAAGGTTCCTTTAACGACAATGGTAAGTGTTTCTAAAGATGAGGAACATGTGACTGTACAAAATTTTGAGGAAAAGACAGTTAAAATAACCATTCATCCACCAAAAGAAGATTTTTCTGGGATTAAATTAGGGGCTCTGACGTTTATGAAAGCAGAAGATGAAAATGCTAAAAAACGTGCCGGAATTTCTAATCGTTATGGCTATAAAGTAGGATTAATTTTATCTGAGGATAGAACAACTTATAACGAAGGAGCAGATTTAAAACTTAAAAAAATTCAACCTGGATTAGATAATGGTATGAAAATGATTAATATTAATTTTCAAAATCCTGAACCTAAAATTTTACCTAAATTAAAAATTGAAGCAAAAATGACGAAAAAAGGTTCAAAAGAAGTTTTAAAAGAACATGAGTTAACAGACCGTTCTTTGGCTCCTAACTCAAATTATAATTTTGGTGTTCCATGGGGAATGGACCCTATAACTCCTGGTGATTACACGATGCATATTGTTGCTCAGTCTGGTGATAAAACTTGGAAATGGGATGAAAATTTCACGATTAGTGCAGCAGACGCTGATAAGGTAAATAAAAAATCAGTGAATAAATATACTCTTTCTAAAAAAATACTTGCTTTAATTATTACTATTTTAGTTTTAAATTCTATTCTATTGATGTTGAGATTAACTAAATATCGTTGGCAAAAAAATTCTACTATTGATGAAGTACCCGTTATTATAAAAAAGAAAAAGCGTAAAATAAAAGATAAGTAGGTGGTGATAAAAATGAAAAAATTACATATTCTACTCACTGCTCTTACATTAATGCTCTCACTAGTTATTGTTGATCATTCTGTTCTTGCAGTGGATACTGGTCAAACGGACATACGTATGGGCTTTGTTAAAGACACAGAAGTGAAACCTGACAAGCCAAATGTTGTTCCGCCAAATGGTGGAGAAACACCAGGTGGGACGACGAATAAATTACCACAAACGGCTGGTCGCTTACCACAAACAGGTGAATTGATTAACTACTGGTTGATTTTTAATGGGATTTTATTAATTATATTGATGTTATT
This window encodes:
- a CDS encoding WxL domain-containing protein gives rise to the protein MKKIITSSALALIALGAGLSVSASSISMDGQKGNTDVRIGFENDSTVDPVEPGTIGLSRIPTAFDFGQSNRVIDQPQIIKTHNANSQAPQYLAVNDLRAEQKGTWEVNATASEIVNMDQDKSTDKLTGANISFTSNGMSFADTTADGKAFSNDAFGVSSVSKLGAGQTQKVLNTKDASALGSKEVGAQITDVSLYVPANVGTPNALYTGTVTWTLDNVTQG
- a CDS encoding BspA family leucine-rich repeat surface protein encodes the protein MKKKWSIFLTANLLSALVSPLMVHAVTPTTESEEILKNISQTSQTYASESIAQSDTIKQTLKNIQETYDTQKNTDDTSSTEETTDTTSTTLSEESTQPTEKEMTESNASNNTLQRVSARSAIQPRAARATQSGTWGSVSWNFNSSDGILTFTSGGTLGSYKQSPWKTGGKVNSEAIKKIVFTQTVKAPTNSQYLFSGDADSNNYLYYCESIEGIEKVDVSSVTNMYGMFSYMTSLSSLDLSSWNVSKVTDMQWMFEALFVNSKSEIRELNISSFVLRANRPDKDSMFKNANFNKITIGSTFDVHVTDTVDPGFLQNSHWYDESGKDVGSSIKVKPTFLDYVSSGHPGTYTTYKPEPVPEVVKWGTVPYQFDKNTGVLTFVDTGTFSEAKESPWNRSTTDKGYVSALDIKKIVFTKPVNAPVNSKDLFSRSSNDKNYLENLQSIEHLNYLNTSNVTSMDSFFSGLYNVKTLDLSNMDTRKVTTMHGMFYHNRSLTELNLNYSNFDTSNVTTMMEMFSNTRSLKTLNLNTATFKTTKVKKMNRMFEDMSNLTSLDITNFSTSNVQTMEGMFSGLSALPTLSINNFDTKNVNDISSMFYGMKSLKSLDVSNMNTSKVTNTSFTFASMTGINKLNLGNFDFTKVTNKDSMFLNDILKEITLPSTFSDTKNTTKLIDVPTDDTYNGNWVNINNKSKKLGQTKDFLVNEAGKAGTYVWGEKAEDVLKWGEVPYTFDEQTGKLTFVDGGTLGDYTVSPWNRTDGKAISASAVKTIEFTKSVKTPADSSYLFSDKGSHKLTQLNSFTGISNINTSNATDMSYMFSGMSGITNLDLSGFNTSSVTKMYAMFIDMAKLNKLTIASFDTSKVTNTAFMFSNCNALEEIQLPKFSNVTYAVSMFANMSALTKLDLSGFDFSKIAEGKKNSMFSNDTLKEITLPSTFSDTSNNTKLNPVPKKDGYNGQWQNSNGKLVGQTDKFLQNYNGITDAGTYTWGKYLTWGDVPYEFDESTGTLTFVDGGTLADYTKSPWNRTDGKAISTSAVKTIEFTKSVKSSKNSSYLFSSPVDSNLLNHVVDIKGLHHLDTANVIDMSSMFYGLRKLGNLDISTFNTSNVRDMNSMFYKDDNLTMLTFGDKFDTKNVTNMYRMFRNVELLTTLDLSSFDTSQVTNMSEMFSSMVNLKELNIKSFDTRNVQLMKNMFQTNESLEELDISSFNTSKVTSMYAMFDGVSTVSNLDVSNFDTSNVKDMTKMFSGMTKISSLSLSNFDFSSVSNKSKMFSGDTLHEITLPTTFSDPNNTTKLNDVPTTDGYNGNWVNIDNKNVNLGQTSDFLKNTAGKAGTYIWGRQSALHLVKVPDLYDFGSKNAVKDITQILKPQTTDKQSVEIRDDREKKDAWSLSVQASQLTSSNLNNLKQARYQFDITSTTDANLPINGIDYVNRQVVLPTDNSSQILYSVTDKNQSPTSYNTWINDMKLVVPESAGKPNEQYEGTITWSLDLTPKD
- a CDS encoding DUF916 and DUF3324 domain-containing protein, with the translated sequence MKTRRWIRRLLMIIGVLVMGVQFGLLTVHAADESQSQIGFTVEPIIPDNQIDKDATYYHLAVEPNKEQEISIKVKSLAKEAVTVDIGVTNAVTSTSGVIDYGQEKPVLDESLKVPLTTMVSVSKDEEHVTVQNFEEKTVKITIHPPKEDFSGIKLGALTFMKAEDENAKKRAGISNRYGYKVGLILSEDRTTYNEGADLKLKKIQPGLDNGMKMININFQNPEPKILPKLKIEAKMTKKGSKEVLKEHELTDRSLAPNSNYNFGVPWGMDPITPGDYTMHIVAQSGDKTWKWDENFTISAADADKVNKKSVNKYTLSKKILALIITILVLNSILLMLRLTKYRWQKNSTIDEVPVIIKKKKRKIKDK
- a CDS encoding LPXTG cell wall anchor domain-containing protein, with translation MKKLHILLTALTLMLSLVIVDHSVLAVDTGQTDIRMGFVKDTEVKPDKPNVVPPNGGETPGGTTNKLPQTAGRLPQTGELINYWLIFNGILLIILMLFIFGISKQRGEKDNDIYLI